The following is a genomic window from Apodemus sylvaticus chromosome 10, mApoSyl1.1, whole genome shotgun sequence.
AGGAGTGCCAGTTTCTAGGGAGGTGTAGAATGTTTATGGCTGGTGGAGACCCTGGGTGAGACCCGATGGACTAACTCACCTACCAACTCCTTGTCTAATGGCCACACTTACCTTTGCCACTTCTGCTTGTTGCTTTGTCGTCTCTTGACCTAACCTCAACACAGTCTCCCAAGTTACTGTCCCTATGTTTTAGATTCGCTTACTCAAGTCTATTTTGGGATACGTGCTTCCTGCTCCAGAGCTCTGTCTCACCCACGCTCCAGGGCCCCTGGAGTTACATCATCTCTCATGAAATCTTCTGAGAACATCACCTTTACATGGCTAACTTTCTCTTGTCGCTTGGTTAGAGACAATCCTGTTCCAAGCTTGGGCATTCTGCTTTCTCAACAGCATTTTCATAGCAACCCTTCCTGTCCAGTCAGGGTGCTTTATAGCTGTGCCTCGCAATACCTCTGACTGACAAGGCCTTTTCACTACCAGAACCACCTGCTGCCCCGATTCCCAGAGGCCTCTCTCTTTCCACCTGGCCTCTGCACTGCCCTCTGGTTGACACAGTTTGGGGTTTGCTGCTGGCCAAGAACTGGGAGGGCCTGCCCCCCCTCCCGCCGTTGTCTGTCTGGGGTGTTGGGTGATCTGGAAATAGCCTTGGGGGAGGGGCCTGGCTGAGGCTGGTGTTGAAGTGCAGTCCATGCTTCTAACACCTGGTTCTCACCAGTCAGTGGACACAAGCATCCTTGCAGAGTCCTCCATGCAAGGCTAGGGAATGTATTCACTTCTGGGATAGTGAACACACTACTATGCAaacctaattttctttttctttttatccttccttccttccttccttccttccttccttccttccttccttccttccttccttccttccttccttcctccctctctctctctctctctctctctctctctctctgtctttctgttttgagacagggtttctctgtgtagccctggctgtcctagaactcactatatagacccagctggcttctaactcagcgatacacctgcctctgtctcctgagtgctgggattaaaggcgtatgtgTCACCACACCGAGCACAAGCCTGGGGGGTCTATACTTGCCTTAATGGATTCCTCAAAGGAGGGCTCAGGAATTGCTCATGGCCTGGAGGTGGGCCAGTAGACCACTTATGCAGAGGTCTCCAAAGGATGAAAAGAGTTTGGTCATCAGGATTAAGGTCAGCAAATGGGAAGGGTTATGCTAAGCACCCAGGGGTGCAGAAGTAGGAGGTGGAGCTGAGGGGGACCAGGTGCACACTGGCTTTCACAGAAGTCACCTTCCTCCCTGAGAGGGGATAGACAGCTGGTTAGTCTGATCATGCTGCCTGTCCCTGAGTCAGCTCCCTGTAGGTCTTGCCAAAGGACAGGGACAGGCTGGCTGCTTTGACTGTGGTGGAATGGGCTTGCGGATTCTCATTCCTAAGACAGTCTGAGACTTTGGCCTCCTGCCGATTAGTTCTGTGAGGCCCTCATCTTATTGTAGGGTTGTATACTGCTCCTTTTGTTGACTGTCAGACGAGGCAAGGGCTCTTCCATGGACTCAGCCTCCCAGGCTAGGGAGAAGTGAAATATTCACCCAAAACATCCTGAGGGCAGGCAAGGTACCAGCTGCCTGGCACTGCGAGATGGGCACTTGGCAGTTGGATGTGAAGCCATTCTCAAGACAAGAATCGAGCATCCTTTCTCTGCACAAGCAGTCAAGGTCCACACATCCTTGCAAACCAGGAGATGGGTTCATCTCATGACTCTAAAAGCCCCCCAGAAATGTCCTGGGGGAAGATGCAGAAGGAAGTATATCGCCAATGGTTAGAGACACGGACACCTGCGCTGGGAGTGCAACTCAGTGGGCTAGTGCTTGCTTAATTCACACAGCTTCTAAGTTTGCTCCTCAGTACCACACcagagtggtgtgtatgtgtcaaTAATGGATGTACATAACCTAGTCCTAGTacaaggcaggggcaggggcaggggcggggggtgcggggggggggggggcgcgggagGCGGAAGCAGGAGGAGCATGGCAAGCCTGAGGTTAgccaagcctgggctacatagtgtgaTATAATGTCAAAAACGGGAATAGGGGCTAGCGGCTAAAatcacttgctcttgcagaggacctggctttagttcccagctcccacacagTGGCTTGTAACCATCAGGAACTCAATTCCACAGGGTCCAATGCTTTCTGcttttgacctctgtgggcaaTCAGGAAtacacatagtacacacacacacacacacacacacacacacacacacacggaaataaaataaatatatctaaaaacgcggcttgaagccaggcagtggtggcgcacgcctttaatcccagtactcgggaggcagaggcaggcggatttctgagtttgaggccagcctggtctacagagtgagttccaggacagctagggctacacaaagagaccctgtctcaaaaaacaaaaaacccagaaaccaaaaacaaacaaaaaacccaaaccaaaaaaccccacaaaaaccccaaacaaactaATGTACATGATGCAGGATGTTCAACAGCCATTGTAGTTCTTTCCTATGGGGAAGGGAAGAGTTTAGTGAGGCCCTTTGCAGTTCTCCATAATCTAGGGAGAACCTGCCCTTTGGGTCCTAAGGATTTGGGAGGGGTaggtaggttttctgttgttttttgagacagggtttttctgtgtagccctggatgtcctagaactcctgcagagcaggctggcctcgaacttgggtATCTATCTgcctgcagagtgctgggatgaaagtctTGAGTCACCACTACCCATCTTGGATCCcaaggattttctttctttctttctttctttctttctttctttctttctttctttctttctttcttctttctttctttctttctctctttcttttttttttttttttttttttttggtttttctgttgttgagacagggtttctctgtgtagccctgactatgctgtaattcactctgtagatcagactggcttccaagtcagagatctgcctatttccctctcaagtgctgggattgaaggcaaaCAACCACACCCCGGCAGGACTGTTTGTCTGTGATCTTCCCCTCACTGGGCTTTTAAATAactggtgctcttccagaggacttgggttctcttcccagcaccaacatagcagctcacaacctacaactgtctgtaagtctagttccagggaacctggcaccctcttctggcttctgccagtactacatgcacatggtatatacacacacacacagacacacacacacagacacacacacacacacagctaaaacAGCCatacatcaaaaataaataaagtaaaaacaaaaacaacaaaaaaccagggcGGTGAAATGGCTTGGCAGGCAAAGCGGCTAGCCCTTGAGTCTGGCAACCTAACTTCTGTTCcctggacccacatggtgggaaaCTTCTCCCAAgttatcttctgacttccacacttaCCCCAAGGCTCATACATACTCATAATTACATCCAAAAGGATTAAAACGTAATAAAAACTTTATATACATGAAGACCTGTTGAGAACAGAAACGGACCCAGTTTTGACTCTGCTAGTCTGGACATTGGACTCAATCTCCTGATGTCCGTAGACTCCAGTCAAAGCTCTCCGGGACTGGCTCTTCAGTACTGGCCAGAGCTGGAAGGCATATAGGCTGACTTCCCTGGTTAGGGGCTAGAGGTAGGTAAGTGTGGTGGCCCCAGGCATGCTGTTGCAAACAGGACACTCCAGTGTGCAAATATGCCTGTGGAGGGTTGTTCATGTGATACAGTGTGGAGGaactgaggccagaggaggctGGACAGAGAAAAAGATCTTATCTGTAGTTCCTTTTATTCTGGAAAGGAATTCCAGCAGGGTCAAGAGCCATCTGTGTCCTCCAGAAATAGGCCAAAGGCAAAGCTGGAGGCGGCTTTCTGCCCAGAGTGGAAGATGCTGGAGTGCAGAGGGAAACTGGCAGTGATGCAGAAATAGTCACCTCCACCCGCTGCTCCCAAGCGTGAATTCAGAGACCAGTGGGTGGCTTGATTTACATCCAGTGctttattaaagataaatactCTCGGAGAAGACGTAAACCCACCCCAAGCCAACAGACAGTGCATGTGTATGCAAGTGATTTGTGAGGTCCCTGATCTGTGTTCTGAGGGGTAGTCAGCCAGGCAGGGCCTGGGCTGACCAATAAGGCAGATGAGGGTCCCTGTCCTGGGGACTCACTGCTCCTGGGTGCCCCAGGAGATGTAGTCTGACCGTGTGGCCGCATGGTACTCGTCAATCAGCTGCTGCACAATCTCCCTGGAGGTGTCCATCTCGTCAAAGTTGTCCTTGAAGATGTCCTCCTTGCGGAACTGCTCCATGAAGGCCTCCCGCTTCCGCAGCTTGTCAAACTGGCGGCAGGTTCGTTCAAAGAGCTAAGGGCACAGAGggagagcgggggtggggggcggggtcaCAAGGAAATCAAGAAACAGACCACTCCAGAGAGCCAGGGAACCAAGGGATGGTTggttagtgtactggctggttttgagtgtcaacttgacacaggctggagttatcacagagaaaggagtttcagttggggaagtgcctccatgagatccaactgtgaggcattttctcaattagtgatcaggggggagggccccttgtgggtggtaccatctctggtctgtattcttgggttctataagagagcaggctgagcaagccaggggaagcaagccagtaaggaacatccctccatggcctctgcatcagctcctgcttcctgacctgcttgagttccagtcctgacttcctttagtgatgaactgcaatgtggaagtgtaagctcaataaaccctttcctccccaacttgtttcttggtcatgatgtttgtgcaggaatagaaaccctgactaagacaaattggtaccagcgtagtggggtattcctgtgacaacttgaccatgttttggggaggattgtggaaggattttggaactttgagctagaaaagctgtggaaagttctgtaggagcttggaagacaatattacaaacagtgcagaagatggaggcctggcttgtgaaatttcagagggaagattaaagactctaaaagtggccatgttttgattgtgaagattctgtggttttggttagctggggctgaagaatcagctgtaagtaacaagataccagaaccactaaagcaaacctttgtgttactgggactattgatgctggttagctggagctaagaaatgagcggtgattaagaagagaccagcatcactgagatgaaatcctcttggaagtgttttctgagagcacagagtgtgttccagagatagccacagttgtattttgtgctgtggctggatttggtactgtgtaagagtcacctagacggtactggttttgaaggcatgaaggggtcatgaagagcagctgaggctcttggcacagtgagaggccacagaaggccattggtgaaggtgcagcctcagttgcaattgatggcccaagacttgaaggggtcatgcataggagcagaggcttgtcaccatgaagagagcctatgagaggctattggtgaagcctaattacagtggaaaatagtggagttttggagatgccagtaccatgtgacgaccaccaagaacagcagcaacagtggcgtacaggcagctggagcctagaggacaaactgtgtgctacaaagggcaggactgaagaagtgacccaagcccttggaggagccccgAAGATCGTGAgttagatcccagacattgaaccattggagttttgaGTTTCGCTTTTGGTTGTTCCTGTGCCctgatgtttccctcttgaaggaagaaagtattttagtggagcccatagttagagactttgaatttttaaaagattttgaattttaaagatattggacatttgtcaattgtactggctggttttgagtgtcaacttgacacaggctggagttatcacagagaaaggagtttcagttggggaagtgcctccatgagatccaactgtgaggcattttctcaattagtgatcaggggggagggccccttgtgggtggtaccatctctggtctgtattcttgggttctataagagagcaggctgagcaagccaggggaagcaagccagtaagaaacatctctccatggcctctgcatcagctcctgcttcctgacctgcttgagttccagtcctgacttcctttagtgatgagctgcaacgtggaagtataagctgaataaacccttttcctccccaacttgtttcttggtcatgatgtttgtgcaggaatagaaaccctgactaagatagttAGTCTCCAGTCAGAGGCTAGGCAGGAGTGGGAGAGGAAGGAACGGAGATGGTGGGTAATGCCCAGCAGCTCAtagtgggagagtggagagcttCAGAATGGCCTCCAGCAGGACACAGAGTAGGGGAAGCTGCCGATGGCAGGGAGCAGAGCAGAGTGGCCAAAGACCAGGAGCTCGGGGTGTGGCTCAGAGCAGGAAGAGCTGCCTACcattccagaggccctgggttcgagTCCCAGGAACACAAAGATAACAGGAGACTCTGCTCACCGAGGAGATACTGGTGTGGTTGGCCATCATGAGTCCGCTGACCCGGTGGGCTGAGGGCAGGTAGGGAGACTTCCTGGACAGGGCCACCTGGATGCTGGCTGGGCCCCAGGGGATGAAGTTGGCCAAtttcctttcccggatcctctgCAGGCTCTTGTGGACCtggggtgggcagagaggtggtAGGTAGTTGTTGCTTCTCTGCCCTGTGGGCCCGAGGGTAGGGTGTAGGAGCCTCCCTTACCTGGGTGGGGTCCACCTCTCCCTGGATGATGTTGAGGATGGCGATGTAGCAGTGGGTGGTCTGACGATCCCGGCCTGTGGACACCATCACGTTCTTGGGCTGCAGCAGGCGCCTCATGACATCCAGGACCGTTGTCTTCCTCACACTGGCCACCTGAGGGAATAGGGACCAGGTGAGCAGTCAGGGGGCAACCCAGAGATGCACGGAGAGAGAAGAGCGACTCTGTCACCATCAGCAGGCAGGTGGCATGGACTCTGGGGACTGTCTTTAGAGCAGGTCTGGGCTGAGTCTCTGTCATGGGATTAGGGTCATGGCTCTCGGGTCACCAATGCCATGCCCTTGAGCAGTGAGCAGCAACAGATCCCAGTAGGCACTGCTCCTGCAGGAGCCAAAGGtagcagaaagcagagacagggccACAGGCTGGTGGCAGAGTCCGTCCCTGAGGACAGAACCTGGGGACGGGAGGAGGGAgcaaagctgcagagagcagctCCTGGAagaaaagggaccctgagggagcGCTTACTGACTGGTCCGTGGTCAGGGGGGTATAGCCAGTCATGAGGAAGTGGAGCCGGGGGGTGGGAATGAGCGAGGCGATGAGGCCGATGAGGTCATTGTTCATGTATCCAGGGTAGCGCAGGGTGGTGGTGCTGGCTGACATGATGGTGGACACCTGGGAACAGACACTGCGTTATGGGACTTGATGGAGGTGGAACGCCCCTCCTCTGACGACCCCCTCCCAGAGAGAGAGGGCTTGCATTCCACAAGTGGGACTCACCAGCTGGTTGATCTGGGAGAAGGATGGGTTCTGGATGTGCAGGCGGTCTGTGGCGATCAGGTTCAGGGCCGTGTTGTCCAGCACCACCTAGAAGGGAGAGCAAAGCGTTGAAGATTAATGAAGACAAGAACATCGGGAGCTTGGTCTGAGTCTCGCCTTGAGCCTAACGGGTGCAAACACTCACGCCAAAGGGCCTTTCTCAAGCTTATGGCACAAGAGAGCTCAGAATGAagatggctgggggtggggtgggagaagggagcaGGACCAAGAATTCAGGCCTCACCACACAGTCCGCATTCTGGGTCAGCCTCTTTAGCGTGAGGAGCGAGTTGTAGGGCTGGACCACCACATCACTCATCTCGTCCTGGTTGGGGAACACGGAGTATGTCTGCACCAGTTTCTTGGGGTACCTGGTGGGGTTGggagaagagggcaacagattaGAGATTTGGTGAACGGAGCATTTGTCCGCGAATAGGAAAAGTAGAGTCGGGCCAAAAGCAGTAGAACAGGAGGATGTAGTTTTTGAAAGGATAAATCCTAAAAGGGCAAGGGAAGAGACACTGTAAAATCCTAGGTTCCAAACCCGGACACATTCCTTGGTCGTTCAAAGCAGGGCCTACATCCTGGGCTCTGAGCTCTGCGAGTAGTATTAAGTTTCTCCCTtgtacctcagtttcctcacaGTCGGAGGGAATAGAAGGGCTACAGTGCGCAGGGAGCTATGTCTGCTGGGCCCCAAGTGCCttaggaaacagagaaaggacCCATCTTCACCCAGTCCCACGAACACAGGCTTACCTGTCATTTAGCCGTTCCAAGAGGTAGGAGCCCAAGCCAGAGCCTGTCCCCCCGGCAATGGAGTGACACAGCACAAATCCCTGGGTAAGAAAGGGGCTAGAAGCGTTTCGGTGTCTGGTGACAGGATTTAGTCTAAAAAGTTTaagcttgttttttattttacgtgcctgcctgcatgcatgtacatgcctatgtacacacatatgtgtgcatacatgtgtgtgcctggtgcctgtggaggtcagaagagggtatcagatgttctggaactggagttagagatgactgtgaaccaccatgctgggtgctgggaaccacacccAGATGCTGTACCAGAGGAGGAAGTGCTCTGAGCCAcaccagccatctctccagtcccgacaTCCAACTACACACATCCCACAATGTCTTGGGCGCTTGTCTTCCCAAGTCCCCTCATTGCCTAGGAGACTCTGCCCTCTCTTCAATAAGGCTCAGTGGCTTCTGTCCAACCCAAAGGATAAATGAGTTGATCTTGTACCGAATAggtagctttaaaaaaattattataatttgtgtgtgcgcgtgtgcaggGTTATGTATGTgagagtacactgaagctgtcttcagacacaccagaagagggcgtcagatcccattacagatggtcgtgagccaccctgtggttgctgggagttgaactctggacctctggaagagcagtcagtgctcttacctgttgagccatctctccagccccagttctcTCTATCACGGGCTGTTAAGCTTGAACACAAGCATCATCACCTGCTCAGTCATTTCAATGGCCCCTAACAGGGGATTTCTAAAGGGCACTGCCAAGTCTCCACATGTCCAGCTCCACTGACATTCCTGGGACACTCACCTCTAGACTGTCACTGCCGTCTGCCTCCCGATCTATGATGTCAAAAATGTCCTCATGGATTTTTTCTCCCTGGACAGATGTGGAGAAGGGTGAGGTGGGACACAACAAGGGACAGGAAATGACTTCAAAGTAGCCACCCATGCATATGTCTATGCATATGAGCACtctacatgtatgcctgcatgactcagaagaggccatcaggtcccatgacagatggttgtgagccaccatgtggttgctgggacttgaactcaaaacctctgtgctcttaactgctgagccatctctccagctctccacccttgattcttttttttttttggtttttttggatttggttttttcgagacagggtttctctgtatagccctggctgtcctggaactcactctgtagactaggctggcctcgaactcagaaatccgcctgcctctgcctcccagagtgctgggattacaggcgtgcgccaccaccgcccggctttccaCCCTTGATTCTTATATGCATCATGGCTGCCTTGCTTTGCACTGAGAGGTACAACATTGGTTACAAGCAAGAACAACCAATCAAGATGATCTGTTCACATATAGCTTTGAATCACTGGAGTCCAGGACCTTGCTTATGCTAAGAAGGgctctacattttattttattttactttttttgagacagggcttcataTAGCAAAGGCTGGCATCAATTTCCCTTTAGCTGAGGATAACCCTGACATCCTGTATTTTGCGTCTATCTCCAGTATAAACTGTTCTGCCCAGTTTTATGCAGTGTTAAGGACTGAAGTCAAAGCTTCATACATACTAGACCAGTATTCTCCCAACTGAGCCACATGTACAGTCACCTCTACCATTATAGCATATGTCTACCTCGTTATGTGACTTCAGGAAGATTTATCTATCTGTTTCCTAACTGAAAGTAAAACACAGGCCCATGCTCCACTATTTAATATTCACGGGGCCAGATATTGTTAGAAATCAAAATACTTCAGGTTCTTAAAAGTAGTTTtgtgtatacaaatataaattgcatattagctgggcagtggtggtgcacgcctttaatctcagcatttgggaggcagaggcaggtgggtgtctgtgtatttgaggctagcctggtctatacagtgagttccaggacaggcagggctacacagagaaactttctcaaaataaataaatatattcatatttaacaAAAAGGTCACATCAAGGCTGGGGATGTACAGCTCAGCAGTCTGTTTGTCTAGTATGTGATGTTTAACACATCCCTAGAACctgcaaaataaataatactaataaCAACCGTGGAGGACAGAGGTGTGTTATCAGAGTGAGGACAATAAGTTGACTAGAAACATCAACATAGCCTTCTCCATTGAGCTTTGGTTTTACCTAGCCAAGCTTGAAATATCTTTGGTTTCAGAGTTTTATTTTGAGTCTGAAAGGGTAGATGAAAGATC
Proteins encoded in this region:
- the LOC127694247 gene encoding tubulin gamma-1 chain, whose amino-acid sequence is MPREIITLQLGQCGNQIGFEFWKQLCAEHGISPEGIVEEFATEGTDRKDVFFYQADDEHYIPRAVLLDLEPRVIHSILNSSYAKLYNPENIYLSEHGGGAGNNWASGFSQGEKIHEDIFDIIDREADGSDSLEGFVLCHSIAGGTGSGLGSYLLERLNDRYPKKLVQTYSVFPNQDEMSDVVVQPYNSLLTLKRLTQNADCVVVLDNTALNLIATDRLHIQNPSFSQINQLVSTIMSASTTTLRYPGYMNNDLIGLIASLIPTPRLHFLMTGYTPLTTDQSVASVRKTTVLDVMRRLLQPKNVMVSTGRDRQTTHCYIAILNIIQGEVDPTQVHKSLQRIRERKLANFIPWGPASIQVALSRKSPYLPSAHRVSGLMMANHTSISSLFERTCRQFDKLRKREAFMEQFRKEDIFKDNFDEMDTSREIVQQLIDEYHAATRSDYISWGTQEQ